Within Leguminivora glycinivorella isolate SPB_JAAS2020 chromosome 26, LegGlyc_1.1, whole genome shotgun sequence, the genomic segment atcaataaataataaataaatattataggacattcttacacagattgactgaggcccacggtaagctcaagaaggcttgtgttgtgggtactcagaaaacgatatatataatatataaatacatacttatatacatagaaaacatccatgactcaggaaaaaatatctgtgctcattacacaaataaatgcccttaccgggattcgaaaccgggaccgcggcgtagcaggcaggctcactaccaactgcgccagaccggtcgtcaaaaggaCATAAtggttccttttgatttttttttggtatagaactataaagaaccgggacacctggttccagtcccacttagagacgtattataattatatccctagactaagtttaatccagtgatataattatataactaaactagtacctaccgtattataattatattcctagtaagatggttatgaatcgcttttgattagctatgttacggcatataattatatccctagggttataactatacctctgccgcagcgccgcactcctgcctacaatcatttcactagactgaatccagtcatataactatttgactaaactagtaacgtattatagttatattcctagtaagatagcaataaatcgctttcgtttaactatgttacgacgtataattatattcctagggttataactatataacggttttatctatcttactgcgacataccTATACAGTCAGTAGCAGAATCGCAGAAAATGATCTTCACACGCTCTCATCttgataataaaatttaaaatgtatgcATTGCGCCCGCTTAGCTGTCTGCCCGCTTAGctcatcccatacattaaaatgcgaccgcctaagaacgcgcatacactacaccacacatagatggcgccacaaaaaaaaatgtcttgtagctttcgattatacttgtagatggcgttaagcatcacttttgacatatatttatggctcgaaagtgacacttaacgccaagctacaaatcgtcactactttgaaaaaactctcatatctcacgctgcttctcaaagttaaaacgcagtaagtctatatgcattccatccatacatacttactaaaatTTTCTTCATTGGcggacgaagatacaagtttttaaaaatctcgtatctcacgctgcttctcaatgttaaaacgcagtaagtctataatATTTGCATTCcatccatacatacttactacaattttcttttcattggcggacgaagatacaagtttttttaaaagtacactgagagaaaatacaaccagtcttcatgttcgttcaacaagttttttggttaaaatagcgcctacgtgctctttagttcaaataacaagctacttgtcatttgaatcggcaatatatttgaatcaacaagtggattttataaaaacaagctgacacatattgttttaaacatatgtttggctgattcatacggataaaccgcaacaagtcgaacttgttaaattcacaatgcaaatttctctcagtgtagtgaCGAAATAATCGATAGCAACAAGGCAtgttttgtggcgccatctatgtgtggtgtagtgtaacatgcgcgttcttaggcggtcgtattttaatgtatgggattatatgatcttcttatatttaatctatgctgcTACTGACTTTAAATGATTTCTATAATATAAATCTAGTCTCATTATTCCGTTTAAGTAACATAGCCGTATCGTTttgttttccacttttaaatcatttaaatgtaacatatccatgcaggcaagcatggtcgcctGGTATAtgatagcacagtataataaagagtactatcgtacagtatggccactcccgatccccgctgaaagcgccgaccaccccctctcggttacctcacagttaccgcctgtcaaaaacacgaacagtcaacctgtcatatctcactcatacaagcatggtgcgcgttcacctacacgagcttagaatgtgtgctaggaacgcgcctctttcatataattgatcgccagtgtccgagatgtgacgatagggacgcaccgataaagtttatcgaactaaTGTGCTACGCCCGCGAAACCCTCTGACTGTCCAAGACGTCGATTGCCGCACGCGACTACAGCCTAATCAACATTCCATTTCGACAAGATACACTGCGCGGCGCGCACGATAGATGTGGATGTGCCGTCCAAAGACTCCAAAGGGTCATATAGACCTTGATACTCCTAAGTATcccagcggtaagtacgtgcgactttcgttccggaggtcgcgggctcgaaccccggctcgtaacaatgagtttttcggaatttatgtgcgaaatatcattggATACttcccagtcgcttttcggtgaaggaaaacatcttgaggaaaccggactaattccaataaggtctagttaacccacagagaacctcctatagagtagcaatcttgtatattttgttcgcgatacgagtcaccagtgtttggggtgcgaggagcgggcggggaatgtgttaagcgcgctgtgattggccgtttcaaggacggcgggcagtcgcaccagatgaaaagggacagaagtatgactgtccctctactgacgcgtaagtggccaatgtaagttgacctatgccggctctgaataaattataaatatgacttatttgtggaatgtaatgccgtctgtttttaaatttgagcttcttgttacctttccacaccatttcacactacaggtggacatctttaaggcatcaaaatacccttttccaattttttagtgcgaaaaacacgcgctgctttcgggtctgttacttggtcgatactgatcgggcacggcgagcgcccgcgcttatatcagtgcaaatactaggaaggctggcgaccgcgagtcgtcttgtaatggatgtctataggggttggtctgtgagtTAAccattcgggttggaaggtcagatggcagtcgctttcgtaaaaactgcctaccaaatcttgggattgtcaaagcggaccccaggctcccatgagccgtggcaaatgcttgTGTTACTCCTAAGTATCTCTCTTCTCTATAACAGCAGTAAGTTCTTGCCGATCTCTCTTATTTTCACACGCACAGCTCACCAACGCTAGCAAATGTTTGTTCGAATATTCTAACCTCTCTCTGATAAACTCTTCCAACTCATTCCGGGGTAAATAGTACGCCTTTACGTACCTGTCTACATACTCTTGGTACGGAACCGGTTTAAGACCTGAATTCTTCTCTATCTTCACAAACAATTGTCGGTAATCTAGTTGCATAAGACCTCGGCCTCCATTTGAACATTTCGTAGCGTTTGAAAAGCCTTCTACCAACAAATGAACAATGAATTTAGACACCATAGCCCAAACTGAGTTTATGACTTCCAAATTAAGAGTAACCTTTTTAGATATATTCTCTAACCTTAAAGCAAACACTTGAATTTTACGAGTTATCATGTCTACGTAAGGACTGTTCTCAACTTCGACATTTTTGACATCCCATCTCACTTGGGACATGGCCAGTAATGTCGTTCTAGCATCTACAGCTTTTGAGGCAGAACACATGTATACAGGCATTCTTAAATCCACAGCACTGGCGAGGGTGTTGTCTCTAAAATGCTCTAAAACTAGTTTTTGATGCTGAGCCACTATTGATTCTAAATATGGTTGTAGAAACTCAAATTGCTTCGCTAGGAAAATTACGCTTTCGACCGCTACTATTCGTTCGCTTAAACCGTGGAGATACTCTTCAGAAGATAAGTCTAAATGTTGAGGTATTTCTGGACAGAGGAAGGTTTTGGAATCTCCTGAATTGGAAGTGTCTATGGAGTTTGATATTCTTTTTAATGCAGCTGTCAACTTCGGAGTATACAACGTGGTTGAAGCTACATCCAAATCCGAAGTGAAAAATAGATGTACTGTGAAAAATAGAAGTCGAAAAGCTGGTTCATAAGCATGACGACTTCTAAAGATATCTGTGGGAGATATCTACAGATTTGTAGATATTGCCCGCAATTTCGTAGAACCGATAAAGTAGTGTTAGTTACTATGACGGAGTGTTTAGCTTTCGATGGACTTTTGGCGTCATCGTCCACAAAATCTCTCTTCAATTCTTCCGGTTCGTCATCAGAAGTATCACTGCCGTCTAACTCAGGTTCTAGACCAAATATATCATCATTAGTCACATTGTCGCTTCTGAAAATCTCGAAAGGAGTATGTGTAGTCTTTTGATTGAAGTACTTCGCAATATATACGCTGTCATCTTGAGAATGCACTGAAGAAGTCCCATCAGACAGTGTGCTGACTTTAGATAATGACGTGTCAAAGTTaggatttaaatattttttgaacttCTTAAATTCTTGAAGGTTTAGCAACGTAAAAGTTGATTTGACAGGACATTGCTCCCATCCTTCATTCTCAAGGAAGAGTTTAAGCTCCTCCATGCGTCCTCTGTGGTAATTCTTGATATACGACATGCTGTGACTCTTTATAAAATCCTCTAGAATATCTGACTTGTCGCCACAAAATACTTCCGCTACTTGCATCAACCGCCTCAAAATACCTAGTATCAGAATAAATTTCTCAAAAGCGAAATCCTCTATATAGGCCCTCTTTAAAAATATCGATACTTTAGTCTGGACATCATGCCAGATTCTCACTAGACCTCCTTTCAACTTCTGTTTTATATATTCCTTACTAACATTCCTTTCTATTTCAAAAGCACTTGAACTTGGCAAATCTTCGTCTTCATGTTTCGAATGCCATTTAACCAGCAAATAGTAACTCCTCATGATTAAGAACAAGTTCTCGCAAAGATTTAAAAAGCAAACAGCCGCTTTATCTTTTGGTACCGATTGACACATCTCTTGAAACTTCACTTCGATTGATACTTCTCCAATGCAATCTTTAACAGATTTTAAAGATGTTTCATTAACTGCCGAGGAGTAGTGCATATGCAACTGTTCCATGGCTGCTTGACTTTTCCCAAGTAAAGCATGCGCTTTCCTGAGCTTACTAAAAGTGTCTCCGTCGAAGTTATAACAAATGCTAGCTAAAACTGAGTCTAACTTCTCTTCAGTCATGTCTAAAGTATCCTGTAACCTTGTAGCTAAATCCGCTATACAAGTATACTCCCTATGATTCGCAGCAGCTTTCCGACTCTTCAAAATCAGCTCAATGGCTTCACAATACTCCTTCTTAACGAGTAACTCCTGGACATCTTTCTCGACGCTTCTCAAGCTTCTAAGTAGTTCTAAAGACTTGAGGACTGACCTGATGATCTGCCGTTTCCTGAAGTTAGCCAGGATGACGAAGGTGGAGATTGTTAGGTGGTTGGAGGCGGTTCGGAGGTGGGTCCGCGCGGTTTGGCAGGTGTGGAGGGTGGTGGCGAGCTGTTCGCGAATGTTCTGGATTTCCGCGAATTCGCGATCGCAGTTGTCGCGCTGTTGGGAGATGAGGTGCAACGCTTTGCCGGATACCACCTGGGGAAGAAATGGAAGAGCTCTTAACTAACAAAGTCACTTTGAAAGagttatatattactagcttttgcccgcggcttcgcttgcgttagaaagagacaaaaagtagcctatgtcactctccatcccttcaactatctccacctaaaaaatcacgtcgattcgtcgctccgttttgccgtgaaagacggacaaacaaacagacacacacactttcccatttataatattagtaggtatggaTGGATTGTTGAGTAAAGTACCAGGGCACCAGAGGACGTAAGAAGTTACCTGCTGCTGTCTCTTCAGTTTGGTGAACATCTGCTCTATAGCGTCGCAGGTGGGCGGGTCGGGCGCGCTCTCGCTTTCACGCGTTCTCTATCTCTTTCGTACTTGTAGGATACCTAAAACATACCTGATACTGCTCTGTTCTGTAGAAGACCCGCCAGGTTCCAATAGTGAAGTAGCAGAACACTTTAAGAGTCCAGAAATATCACATATAAATAGAATGTTACTTGAAGCGGCATTTGTTTCCAATTTTCTTTAAACTACTGTTTACGACATGATGAAGTTATGATTAATACCATCAACTCGATATTGACCCGTTTATATAAGAAAAAATTGTTGAGTAAAGTACCAGGGCACCAGAGGACGTAAGAAGTTACCTGCTGCTGTCTCTTCAGTTTAGTGAACATCTGCTCTATAGCGTCGCAGGTGGGCGGGTCGGGCGCGCTCTCGAGCGCGTGGCGCGCCGCGTCGAACTCGCTTGGAGGTGAGAAGTATACGTTTTCTATCTCTCTTAGCACCTGAAGGAAAACAATTTttaagcttttgcccgcagatTCGCTtaagttaaattcgaaaattgaggaatactccatacaaatttccaccccccgTTTTAGAaaagtggagggttagaaagagacaaaaagtagcctatgtcactctccatcccttcaactatcttcacttcaaaaatcacgttaattcgtcgctccgttttgccgtgaaagacggacaaacagacacacacaatttcccatttattaaTAGGCTTCGTTCGCGAAACattggcagtcactttcgtaaaactagtgttttcaccaaatcttgggattagttgttcacgccgaccccaggctcccatgagccgtggtaaaaTGCCGGAAAAGGAGGATGTGGAGTTACCTCGAGGTCTGCAGCAGAGTGCGCCGCGCTGAGCGCGCGCGAGTTCACACCAGGCGGGCCGTGGCGCTCCATGTCTCATATCTACAACAAACAGTACTCCTTATACTCACTCTCCACTGCTTAACAAATTGgtctaaatgaaataaaactatggaaacggattaaatcgcgtataatgaatttattttattttctgtgtggtgacgggttaagaatttcaccaccccctttcttcccgtgggtgtcgtagaaggcgactgtgggatatgggttaaattgtggcgtaggcgagaggctggcaacctgtcactgcaatgtcacagtttctaGAGAGTCTTTATTTcaacccttatttgccaagagtggcactgaagctttagtagtttcatgtgctctgcctacccctttattggatacaggcgtgattgtatgtatgtatgtataatgaatttataattcatcccttcaactatctccacttaaaaaaatcaggtcaattcgtcgctccgttttgccgtgaaagacggacaaacaaacagacacacacactttcccatttataatattagtatggatacaaatACTTCACtaacatagtataaaacaaagtcgctttctctgtccctatatccctatgtatgcttaaatctttaaaactacgcaacggattttgatgcggttttttttaaatagatagagtgattgtagaggaaggtttacatgtaggtatagtacccgtgcgaagccggggcgggtcgctagtatattatacatagaaaacatccatgactcaggaacaaatatctacgctcatcacacaaataaatgcctttaccggtattcgaacccgggaccgcggcttagcttaatacctacattttaagtATGTCCCCTGTCATCAAAAACGAAATGTCCAACAACAATGTCCACTGACATGGATATATCAGTTATATACTGGCTCTTTATATTGTAAGTATAAATACAAATGGTGATAAGTTTATAAGCAAATAATATTGTTAACTGTTCATGACTGTGGAATCAGTGAGTGGcatgataatataaaaacattggTCTAAAGTACCTAAACAAATATtgtacataatattgtcttcggttacggGGGGGGGGGGCGATAGTTACTCGAaaatatgaaatcaaaaaactcttaggaaacggattaaataatcgcgtataatgaatttaaaatacatcccgacgtttcgaactctttacagcgttcgtggtcaacgggtaaagagttcgaaacgtcgggatgtattttaaattcattatacgcgatttaatccgtttccatagttttatttcataaatattgtACAGTCAAGATACTAAATATAAATGCGCACAAAGTGCTAAAAATATGCGCACAAAGtgctataattatatataagccAATTGTAATAACAATTACTTGTATAGTAGATACGTAAGATGAcatgtaattatatattatcaataaattatgagtATGTGTATGAGCACAAATGAGTATGTATCCACAAATTTAACATATAATCAAGAaagttgtgtatacatattatatttattttcaccacaccaactggtaaa encodes:
- the LOC125239846 gene encoding LOW QUALITY PROTEIN: syndetin (The sequence of the model RefSeq protein was modified relative to this genomic sequence to represent the inferred CDS: inserted 1 base in 1 codon), whose amino-acid sequence is MERHGPPGVNSRALSAAHSAADLEVLREIENVYFSPPSEFDAARHALESAPDPPTCDAIEQMFTKLKRQQQVVSGKALHLISQQRDNCDREFAEIQNIREQLATTLHTCQTARTHLRTASNHLTISTFVILANFRKRQIIRSVLKSLELLRSLRSVEKDVQELLVKKEYCEAIELILKSRKAAANHREYTCIADLATRLQDTLDMTEEKLDSVLASICYNFDGDTFSKLRKAHALLGKSQAAMEQLHMHYSSAVNETSLKSVKDCIGEVSIEVKFQEMCQSVPKDKAAVCFLNLCENLFLIMRSYYLLVKWHSKHEDEDLPSSSAFEIERNVSKEYIKQKLKGGLVRIWHDVQTKVSIFLKRAYIEDFAFEKFILILGILRRLMQVAEVFCGDKSDILEDFIKSHSMSYIKNYHRGRMEELKLFLENEGWEQCPVKSTFTLLNLQEFKKFKKYLNPNFDTSLSKVSTLSDGTSSVHSQDDSVYIAKYFNQKTTHTPFEIFRSDNVTNDDIFGLEPELDGSDTSDDEPEELKRDFVDDDAKSPSKAKHSVIVTNTTLSVLRNCGQYLQICRYLPQISLEVVMLMNQLFDFYFXTVHLFFTSDLDVASTTLYTPKLTAALKRISNSIDTSNSGDSKTFLCPEIPQHLDLSSEEYLHGLSERIVAVESVIFLAKQFEFLQPYLESIVAQHQKLVLEHFRDNTLASAVDLRMPVYMCSASKAVDARTTLLAMSQVRWDVKNVEVENSPYVDMITRKIQVFALRLENISKKVTLNLEVINSVWAMVSKFIVHLLVEGFSNATKCSNGGRGLMQLDYRQLFVKIEKNSGLKPVPYQEYVDRYVKAYYLPRNELEEFIRERLEYSNKHLLALVSCACENKRDRQELTAVIEKRDT